One part of the Acinetobacter sp. XS-4 genome encodes these proteins:
- the rpsN gene encoding 30S ribosomal protein S14, whose product MAKKGMINRELKREKTVAKYAAKRAELKATIANVNASEEERFEATLKLQALPRNASPVRLRNRCGLTGRPHGYFRKFGLSRNKLRETVMQGDVPGVVKASW is encoded by the coding sequence ATGGCTAAGAAAGGTATGATTAATCGCGAATTGAAACGCGAAAAAACAGTTGCGAAATACGCTGCAAAACGTGCTGAATTAAAAGCTACTATTGCAAACGTAAACGCAAGTGAAGAAGAGCGTTTCGAAGCGACGTTAAAGTTACAGGCATTGCCACGTAATGCATCTCCGGTGCGTCTTCGTAACCGTTGTGGTTTAACTGGTCGTCCTCATGGTTACTTCCGTAAGTTCGGTTTAAGCCGTAACAAATTACGTGAAACAGTAATGCAGGGTGATGTACCAGGCGTTGTTAAGGCAAGCTGGTAA
- the rpsH gene encoding 30S ribosomal protein S8 — protein MSMQDTVADMLTRVRNAQMAKKQTVSMPSSKLKVAIANVLQQEGYISNVEVAQEETKSTLTITLKYFEGKPVIEVVKRVSRPGLRQYRGKDKLPSVKQGLGIAIVSTSKGIMTDRAARAAGVGGEVIAFVS, from the coding sequence ATGAGTATGCAAGATACCGTTGCCGACATGCTAACACGTGTTCGTAACGCACAAATGGCTAAGAAACAAACTGTTTCTATGCCTTCTTCTAAGTTGAAAGTTGCAATTGCAAACGTTCTTCAACAAGAAGGTTATATTTCAAATGTAGAAGTTGCTCAAGAAGAGACAAAATCTACTTTGACAATTACTTTAAAATATTTCGAAGGCAAACCAGTTATCGAAGTGGTTAAGCGCGTAAGCCGTCCAGGTCTTCGCCAATACCGCGGTAAAGATAAACTTCCAAGCGTTAAGCAAGGTTTAGGTATTGCAATTGTTTCTACAAGCAAAGGCATCATGACTGATCGCGCTGCACGTGCTGCGGGCGTTGGTGGTGAAGTTATTGCTTTTGTTTCTTAA